Proteins from a genomic interval of Syngnathus typhle isolate RoL2023-S1 ecotype Sweden linkage group LG15, RoL_Styp_1.0, whole genome shotgun sequence:
- the fryb gene encoding protein furry homolog isoform X3: MSITSTLFPKGSRSVVPRDMPLNIFVKIIQFIAQERLDFAMKEIIFDLLSVGKPTKAFSLNPERMNIGLRAFLVIADALQQKDGEPPMPNTGATLPSGNSLKKKKTYLSKTLTEEEAKLIGMSLYYSQVRRALDSVLRHLDKEVGRCMMLTSAQMLNKEPEDMITGERKPKIDLFRTCVAAVPRILPDGMSKPELIDLLSRLTVHMDDELRLISQNSLQSLLLDFADWREDVLFGYTHFLLREVQETQQGLQDASVKLLLQLLTQWRLALQLQGKMRGGVEASPRMSERSPHCSVLHAVEGLALLLLCSCQISTRKLAVGVLREIRCLFAALGHAEDEDKPMIEVMDQLSPAVLDSFVHAAVSDSSTLPMSHHVDLQFLVEWTARLVSSSYDVKSPSHVWIFAQCLKDPWVLCLHIFLRQEHLPKHCPVALSYAWPYAFTRVQLLLPLIDPNSPVNTKKTSTAGSCDNSMSLWRNYLILCLGVAKPSIMSPGHLRASTPEITATTPDGSVTYDNKVIGTPSVAWLLKQLVPLMRTESLEITESLVLGFGCTNALVFRELMEELHPLMKEALERRPENKKRRERRDLLRLQLLRIFELLANAGVISDSTNGALERDSLVLGALFLEYVDLTRMLLEAENEKEMDVLKDIRAHFSSMVANLIQCVPVQHRRLLFPQQSLRHNLFILFSQWAGPYSVMFTPLDRYSDRNHQITRYQYCALKAMSAVLCCGPVFDNVGLSTDGYLYKWLDNILACQDKRVHRLGCEVVILLLELNPEQSNLFNWAVDRCFTGSYQLASGCFKAIAAVCGNRNYPCDLVTLLNLVLFKASDTSREIYEISMQLMQVLESKLRAYSKRMVDQKPGNILYGTHGPMPPLYSVNLSQLSNQLASMYPELTLPLFSEVSQRFPSTHSNGRQIMLSYLLPWLGNMELVDTGLLPPATSPCTPDEEVSRGPQASLAGVSLFLRGNGWGSLQATSLVLNNLMFMTAKYGDEVPGPEMESAWNALVSNERWSNNLRITLQFLISLCGVSSDTTLLPYIKKVVIYLCRNNTIQTMEELLFELQQTDPVNPVVLHCDNPPFYRFAASNKAPTSQTGTASSSNTVVVGQENLLDTDESKLLRESDERCYRRARTHNRLESRYSNSSGGSYEDEKTDPLPPYAAWLLSVLETNRPQPLPMPVNGGCWAPLVDYLPETVTPRGPLHRCNVAVIFMTEMVVDHSVREDWALHLPLLLHALFLGLDHYRPEVYEHSKRLLLHLLIALSCNNNFQVIASVLMLTRESSDNKTLTVKSGHHSNRRRSSKTLAVRPPSAWDKQPTSVSDVPDFLRECRVSPAADSGLGSASDSSSASLGGVSAAGSVANLPVVTPDDLEDLEDEGHETDEKTNKLIEFLSTRAVGPLWVHEDITPKNPNSKSTEQLSNFLRHVISVFKESKSDFHLEQQLSDVALQTALCSSSRHYAGRSFQVFRALGQPINNHAVSDLVSRLVEVVGEHGDEVQGYVMEVLLTLESVVVNLAECLKNSDLMAALTRTSSPDFALSDKLMNRKSTGQLNFPSPGLAALSSQRHQRSYSVPKKFGECGYQSGEPPRSATLDRIQACTSHGLARAARGPGSCASSTNRIDPSVLSDPAHVSHPSSILATVFWVAVSLMESDFEFEYQMSLRLVHKLLSKVPLDRPENRERLEKLQAQLRWSGFSGIQQLLLKGFTSQATSDLTLQLFCQLTPVSRVPVVDSSQSLGFPLNVLCLLPHLVQHFGHPTQFCKESAERIAQVCLVEKNTKLSHLAHVMTLYKTRSYTRDPFSWVSVVCRYLHEAFSDITLNMVTYMAELLDKGLPPMQQSLLQIIYCLLSHMDLSAVHVKQFNADVTKTIEKFVQTVHWKDALNILKLVVSRSASLVHPVYGQAHGDISNLEVSRVWDGSAKALPGKTLDFTFDISETPVIGRRFDTLQGSGVREGKARAMAVTCSTSSTSSGSNSNTILVPVSWRQPQYSQKRTREKLVNVLSLCGQEVGLTKNPSVIFSSCGDLDMMMEVRESGVSSEEGGTREDTLEDTASEQQFRVFRDFDFLDVELEDGEGETVDNFNWGVRRRSLDSTELGDLLEESQHSGSTPSLGHEDPHDSEESSEEEESSASRSLSHSQLTNPSPSDETNRTDSLSTSYNTSAEPQSLGVAAPGPGVLLHDHLSGLHARSCGGDDNDTQAQDDELSLSTNELAAGSDCGESFTLELTGQARVCTSPLERRPDYCQPPLDFLDPNSLPSLRDNVDDLEDLGFPPPPSPFFSAILAAFQPAVCDEAEEAWRCHVNQLVTDSDGSCAVYTFQVFSSLFRNLQGKFCTLTTDVASYLGEGLRGIGSKFLKSSQMLTSCSDCPTIYIDADTIMSYGLLEKMKFSALELQEYLDTYNTKEDAAVTWLRSCKDTFPRCPGDGVVTCQPGDSEEKQLELCQRLYKLHFQLLLLFQSYCSLICQVHAISSVPELLNMSRELSELHCCLQAAEAAVASDLEREHPAHSLHAHVAAMAVPTFPSSEAAVKAILECLRNHEFTKAVRYIQECRRRWPHSVFGGGAEKEVQTLLNVYFRHQTLGQTGTIALVGSRQDLGLICSKLLELNGEIRDMIRRAQGYRVVTTYLPDSSASGTSL; this comes from the exons ATGTCCATCACCTCCACGCTCTTCCCCAAGGGGAGCCGCAGCGTGGTCCCACGAGACATGCCACTCAATATCTTTGTCAAGATCATCCAGTTTATCGCGCAG GAGAGGCTGGACTTTGCCATGAAGGAGATCATCTTTGATCTTCTGAGTGTGGGGAAGCCCACCAAGGCCTTCAGCCTTAATCCAGAG CGTATGAACATCGGCCTACGAGCCTTCCTGGTCATCGCTGACGCCCTGCAGCAGAAAGACGGCGAGCCTCCCATGCCCAACACGGGGGCCACGCTGCCCTCGGGCAACtctctgaagaagaagaagacctaCCTGAGCAAAACCCTCACAGAGGAGGAGGCCAAGCTCATTGGCATGTCCTTGTACTACTCGCAGGTGCGCAGGGCGCTGGATAGTGTCCTCAGGCACCTGGACAAGGAGGTAGGCCGCTGCATGATGCTCACCAGCGCGCAGATGCTCAACAAAGAACCCGAGGACATGATCAC GGGTGAAAGGAAGCCCAAGATCGACCTGTTCCGGACGTGTGTTGCTGCCGTTCCTCGGATCCTTCCCGACGGAATGTCCAAGCCCGAGCTCATTGACCTCCTTTCACG ACTTACGGTGCACATGGACGACGAGCTACGTCTTATTTCCCAGAATTCCCTTCAGAGCCTCTTGCTGGATTTCGCCGACTGGAGGGAAGACGTGCTCTTCGGCTACACGCATTTCCTGCTGCGCGAGGTGCAAGAGACCCAGCAGGGTCTTCAAGACGCGTCTGTGAAGCTCTTGCTGCAGCTTCTCACTCAGTGGAGGCTGGCGCTGCAACTACAGGGGAAGATGCGAGGCGGGGTGGAG GCGAGCCCCAGAATGTCTGAGCGGAGCCCGCACTGCTCGGTTCTTCACGCCGTGGAAGGTCTGGCTTTGCTGCTACTCTGCTCGTGCCAGATAAGCACCAGGAAGCTAGCGGTGGGCGTGCTCAGAGAGATTCGATGCCTGTTCGCCGCGCTCGGGCACGCCGAG GATGAAGACAAACCCATGATCGAAGTCATGGACCAGCTGAGTCCGGCTGTTCTGGACAGCTTCGTCCACGCGGCCGTCTCCGACTCG TCCACGCTACCCATGAGCCACCACGTGGACCTCCAGTTCCTGGTGGAGTGGACGGCACGACTGGTGAGCAGCTCTTACGACGTGAAGAGCCCCAGCCACGTGTGGATCTTCGCCCAGTGCCTGAAGGACCCCTGGGTGCTGTGCCTGCACATTTTCCTGCGCCAGGAACACCTGCCAAAGCACTGCCCGGTGGCCCTGAGCTATGCCTGGCCCTACGCCTTCACAcgggtgcagctgctgctgcctctCATCGACCCCAA CAGCCCGGTCAACACAAAGAAGACCAGCACGGCCGGCTCCTGCGACAACTCCATGTCTCTGTGGCGGAACTACCTCATCCTGTGCCTTGGGGTGGCTAAGCCCAGCATCATGTCGCCCGGACACCTCCGGGCGTCCACGCCCGAGATCACGGCCACCACACCCGACGGCAGCGTCACCTACGACAATAAG GTGATCGGCACGCCGTCAGTTGCCTGGCTTCTCAAGCAGCTCGTTCCGCTGATGAGAACCGAGAGTCTGGAGATCACTGAGTCTCTGGTGTTGGGCTTTGGCTGCACCAATGCCCTCGTCTTCAG GGAGCTGATGGAAGAACTCCATCCACTCATGAAGGAGGCTCTAGAACGTCGACCTGAG AACAAGAAGCGACGAGAGAGGAGGGATCTTCTTAGGCTGCAGCTGCTGAGAATCTTTGAACTGTTGGCCAACGCCGGTGTCATCAGTGACAG CACCAACGGAGCGCTGGAGCGCGACTCGCTGGTGCTGGGGGCCTTGTTCCTGGAGTATGTGGACCTGACCCGAATGCTCCTGGAGGCGGAGAACGAGAAGGAGATGGACGTGCTCAAAGACATCAGAGCTCACTTTAGCAGCATGGTGGCCAACCTCATCCAGTGCGTGCCTG tTCAGCACCGTCGCCTCCTGTTCCCCCAGCAGTCTCTCCGCCATAACCTCTTCATCCTCTTCAGCCAATGGGCCGGGCCCTACAGCGTCATGTTTACGCCCCTGGACCGCTACAGCGACCGCAACCATCAGATCACTCGCTACCAGTACTGCGCTCTGAAG GCCATGTCGGCCGTCCTGTGCTGCGGTCCCGTGTTCGACAACGTCGGTCTGTCCACCGATGGCTACCTCTACAAATGGCTGGACAACATCTTGGCCTGCCAAGACAAGCGG GTTCACCGTCTGGGCTGTGAGGTGGTGATTCTGCTGCTGGAGCTGAACCCGGAGCAGAGCAACCTGTTCAACTGGGCCGTGGATCGTTGCTTCACCGGATCGTACCAGCTGGCGTCCGGATGCTTCAAGGCCATCGCCGCCGTGTGCGGGAACAG GAACTACCCGTGTGACCTGGTGACGCTGCTCAATCTGGTGCTGTTCAAGGCGTCAGACACCAGCAGGGAAATCTATGAGATCTCCATGCAGCTGATGCAG GTGCTGGAATCCAAACTACGTGCGTACTCCAAGCGCATGGTGGACCAAAAGCCTGGTAACATCTTGTACGGCACACATGGGCCTATGCCGCCTCTCTACAGTGTCAACCTATCGCAGCTCTCCAACCAACTGGCCAGCATGTACCCAGAACTCACACTGCCTCTCTTCTCGG AGGTGAGCCAGCGTTTCCCGAGCACCCACTCCAACGGGCGTCAGATCATGCTGTCTTACCTGCTGCCCTGGCTGGGCAACATGGAGCTGGTGGACACGGGCCTCCTACCGCCGGCCACCAGCCCCTGCACGCCCGACGAGGAGGTCTCTCGTGGGCCCCAAGCCAGTCTGGCGGGCGTGTCGCTCTTCCTCAGGGGCAACGGCTGGGGCAGCCTGCAGGCCACCTCGCTGGTTCTCAACAACCTCATGTTCATGACAGCCAAG TACGGCGATGAGGTGCCCGGGCCGGAGATGGAGAGTGCTTGGAACGCTTTGGTGTCGAATGAACGCTGGAGCAACAACCTGAGGATCACCCTGCAGTTTCTCATCAGCTTGTGTGGAGTCAGCAGTGACACCACACTCTTACCTTAT aTCAAGAAGGTGGTGATCTACCTGTGTCGGAACAACACCATCCAGACCATGGAGGAGCTCCTGTTTGAGCTTCAGCAGACCGACCCTGTTAACCCCGTGGTACTGCACTGCGACAACCCGCCTTTCTACCGATTTGCTGCCAGCAACAAGGCACCCACCTCGCAGACGG GCACTGCCTCCAGCAGCAACACCGTTGTGGTCGGACAGGAGAACCTGCTGGACACAGACGAAAGCAAACTGCTCAGGGAGAGTGACGAGCG ctgTTACAGGAGGGCGAGAACGCACAACAGGCTAGAGTCCCGCTACAGCAACAGCTCAGGAGGTTCCTACGAGGACGAGAAAA CTGACCCTCTCCCGCCATACGCTGCCTGGCTGCTGAGCGTCCTGGAGACGAATCGCCCTCAGCCGCTGCCCATGCCCGTAAATGGTGGCTGCTGGGCACCGCTGGTGGACTATCTGCCCGAGACCGTCACGCCCAGGGGACCCCTGCACAG GTGTAATGTGGCCGTCATTTTCATGACAGAAATGGTGGTGGATCACAGCGTGAGAGAAGACTGGGCTTTGCACCTTCCCCTGCTGCTGCACGCGCTCTTCTTGG GCCTGGACCACTACAGACCGGAAGTCTACGAGCACAGCAAGCGCCTCCTTCTGCACCTCCTCATAGCGCTGTCGTGTAACAACAACTTTCAG GTGATCGCCTCGGTCTTGATGTTAACCAGAGAGAGCAGCGACAACAAGACCCTGACCGTCAAGTCCGGCCACCACAGCAACCGCCGGCGCTCCAGTAAGACCCTTGCTGTCCGTCCTCCGAGCGCTTGGGACAAACAGCCCACGTCGGTTTCAGACGTGCCTGACTTCCTGCGGGAGTGCCGGGTGTCGCCCGCGGCCGATTCGGGCCTGGGCTCGGCGTCCGACTCATCCTCGGCCAGCCTGGGTGGTGTCAGCGCAGCGGGCAGCGTGGCCAACCTTCCCGTTGTCACGCCAGACGACCTGGAAGACCTGGAAGACGAAGGCCACGAAACGGACGAGAAGACCAACAAACTCATCGAGTTCCTCTCCACCAG AGCCGTGGGGCCACTATGGGTGCACGAGGACATCACACCCAAAAACCCAAACTCCAAGAGCACCGAGCAGCTCTCCAACTTCCTGCGCCATGTCATCTCCGTCTTCAAGGAGTCTAAGTCAG ACTTCCACCTGGAGCAGCAGCTGAGCGACGTGGCGCTGCAGACTGCGCTGTGCAGCTCGTCTCGTCACTACGCCGGTCGCTCCTTCCAGGTGTTCCGGGCGCTGGGGCAGCCCATCAACAACCATGCCGTGTCCGACCTGGTGTCTCGCCTCGTAGAGGTGGTGGGTGAGCACGGGGACGAGGTGCAG GGCTACGTGATGGAAGTGCTGCTCACGTTGGAATCGGTGGTGGTCAACCTGGCCGAGTGTCTGAAGAACAGCGACCTAATGGCGGCGCTCACCAG GACGTCGTCTCCCGACTTTGCACTGAGCGACAAGCTGATGAACCGGAAGAGCACGGGACAGCTCAACTTCCCCAGCCCGGGGCTGGCGGCCCTGTCGTCTCAGCGCCACCAACGCTCCTACTCGGTACCTAAAAAGTTTGGCGAGTGCGGCTACCAGTCCGGCGAACCCCCTCGCAGTGCCACTCTGGACCGTATTCAG GCCTGCACCAGTCATGGCCTGGCACGGGCGGCCAGGGGCCCGGGCTCCTGTGCCTCCTCCACCAATCGCATTGATCCCAGCGTCCTGTCAGACCCTGCCCACGTGTCGCACCCGTCTTCCATACTGGCCACTGTCTTCTGGGTGGCAGTCTCTCTCATGGAGTCGGACTTTGAATTTGAGTACCAGATGTCACTGCGCCTGGTGCACAAGCTCCTGTCCAAG GTGCCTTTGGACCGGCCAGAGAACCGTGAGCGTTTGGAGAAGCTTCAGGCTCAGCTGAGGTGGAGTGGCTTCTCGGGCATCCAACAGCTCCTGCTGAAGGGCTTCACCTCCCAGGCCACATCCGACCTCACCCTGCAGCTCTTCTGCCAGCTCACGCCCGTCTCCCGCGTGCCGGTGGTGGACAGCTCGCAGTCTCTGG GTTTCCCGCTCAACGTGCTGTGTCTGTTGCCGCACCTGGTGCAGCACTTTGGGCACCCCACGCAGTTCTGCAAGGAGAGTGCGGAGAGAATTGCACAG GTGTGTTTGGTGGAGAAAAACACCAAGCTGTCCCACCTGGCCCACGTGATGACGCTGTACAAGACGCGTTCGTACACGCGGGACCCCTTCTCCTGGGTCAGCGTAGTGTGCCGCTACCTCCACGAGGCCTTCTCCGACATCACGCTCAACATGGTCACCTACATGGCGGAG CTACTGGATAAAGGCCTTCCCCCCATGCAGCAGTCGCTCCTGCAGATCATCTACTGCTTGCTCAGCCACATGGACCTAAGCGCCGTGCACGTCAAGCAGTTCAATGCCGACGTCACCAAGACCATCGAGAAGTTTGTGCAA ACGGTGCACTGGAAGGACGCCCTGAACATTCTGAAGTTGGTGGTGTCGCGCTCGGCCAGCCTGGTGCACCCGGTGTATGGCCAGGCCCACGGCGACATCTCCAACCTGGAGGTGAGCAGAGTGTGGGACGGCTCGGCCAAGGCGCTGCCTGGGAAAACCCTGGACTTCACCTTCGACATCTCCGAG ACGCCAGTGATTGGGCGGCGCTTCGACACGCTCCAGGGCTCCGGCGTCAGGGAGGGCAAGGCCCGAGCCATGGCCGTCACCTGCAGCACCTCGTCCACCTCTTCGGGGTCAAACTCCAATACCATCCTGGTTCCTGTCAGCTGgagacaacctcagtattctcAG AAGCGGACCAGAGAGAAGCTGGTGAACGTTCTTTCACTGTGTGGACAAGAAGTTGGACTGACCAAAAACCCTTCA GTGATCTTTTCATCCTGCGGCGACCTGGACATGATGATGGAAGTGCGTGAGAGCGGCGTGTCGTCGGAGGAGGGCGGCACCAGGGAGGATACGCTGGAGGACACGGCCAGCGAGCAGCAGTTCAGAGTTTTCAGAGACTTTGACTTCCTGGATGTGGAGCTGGAGGACGGAGAG GGCGAGACGGTGGACAACTTCAACTGGGGTGTGCGGCGCCGATCCCTGGACAGCACCGAGCTAGGCGACCTGCTGGAGGAGAGCCAGCATTCGGGGAGCACGCCTAGCCTGGGACACGAAGATCCCCATGATTCCGAGGAGTCctccgaggaagaggagtcttCCGCCAGCCGGAGCCTGTCGCATTCGCAGCTG ACCAATCCGTCTCCATCGGACGAGACCAACCGCACGGACTCTCTGTCCACGTCATACAATACGTCTGCCGAGCCGCAGTCCTTGGGCGTCGCCGCACCGGGCCCGGGGGTACTGCTGCATGACCACCTCAGTGGCCTCCAT GCGAGATCGTGCGGCGGTGACGACAACGACACTCAGGCTCAGGACGACGAGCTGTCCCTGAGCACCAACGAGCTCGCCGCTGGCTCCGACTGCGGGGAGAGCTTCACCTTGGAGCTGACGGGGCAAGCGCGGGTCTGCACATCTCCTCTGGAGCGTCGGCCTGACTATTGCCAACCGCCGCTGGACTTTCTAGACCCCAACAGTCTGCCCAG TCTACGTGACAACGTGGATGACTTGGAGGACCTGGGcttcccgccgccgccgtccccgTTTTTCTCCGCCATCTTGGCCGCCTTCCAGCCGGCTGTATGCGACGAGGCAGAGGAGGCGTGGCGCTGTCATGTCAACCAGTTGGTGACCGACTCGGACGGCTCCTGCGCCGTCTACACCTTCCAGGTCTTCTCGTCACTCTTCAGG AACCTCCAAGGGAAGTTCTGCACTTTGACCACGGACGTGGCTTCCTACCTTGGCGAGGGCTTGAGGGGAATTGGTTCCAAGTTCCTCAAGTCCTCTCAGATGCTGACCTCCTGCTCGGACTGCCCGACCATATACATTGATGCAGACACC ATCATGTCTTATGGCCTCCTGGAGAAGATGAAGTTCAGCGCGCTGGAGCTTCAGGAGTACCTGGACACCTACAACACAAAAGAAGACGCGGCAGTCACG TGGCTGCGCAGCTGTAAGGACACATTTCCCAGGTGCCCCGGCGACGGTGTGGTCACGTGCCAGCCTGGAGACTCTGAAGAGAAA CAACTGGAGTTGTGCCAGAGGCTGTACAAGCTGCACTTCCAGCTTCTGCTGCTCTTCCAGTCCTACTGCTCGCTCATCTGCCAAGTTCACGCCATCAGTTCCGTGCCCGAG CTGCTCAACATGTCCCGGGAGCTGAGCGAGCTCCACTGCTGCCTTCAGGCGGCGGAGGCAGCGGTGGCCAGCGACCTGGAGCGCGAACACCCGGCCCACTCACTTCACGCCCACGTGGCTGCGATGGCCGTGCCCACTTTCCCATCGTCGGAGGCGGCGGTCAAGGCCATCCTGGAGTGTCTCAGGAACCACGAGTTCACCAAGGCCGTCCGCTACATTCAAGAGTGCAG GCGGCGGTGGCCTCACAGCGTGTTCGGTGGTGGCGCCGAGAAGGAAGTCCAGACTCTGCTCAATGTGTACTTCCGGCACCAGACTTTGGGCCAGACGGGCACCATCGCCCTGGTGGGCTCTCGTCAGGACCTTGGCCTGATCTGCTCCAAGCTGCTGGAGCTCAACGGCGAGATCCGTGACATGATCCGCCGCGCTCAGGGCTACCGCGTGGTCACCACCTACCTCCCCGACTCCAGCGCCTCCGGCACCAGCCTCTGA